In Capricornis sumatraensis isolate serow.1 chromosome 16, serow.2, whole genome shotgun sequence, a genomic segment contains:
- the LOC138092318 gene encoding LOW QUALITY PROTEIN: oocyte-secreted protein 2-like (The sequence of the model RefSeq protein was modified relative to this genomic sequence to represent the inferred CDS: substituted 1 base at 1 genomic stop codon): MVSVRPCAYRNQYIFADELYLGSGCPMTLIQTYLYGFIYPVYECGIGIRRVVSEEVLLFQTELYFNPRNIRXGPQKIPLECSASRKSVWLMLVSTENEIKLDLSPFIADFKTTPEELGLLNSSQTDSILNLELTSPP, encoded by the exons ATGGTCTCTGTTCGCCCATGTGCATACAGAAATCAGTATATATTTGCTGATGAATTATATCTGGGATCAGGCTGCCCCATGACTCTGATACAAACATATCTGTATGGTTTTATATACCCTGTCTATGAATGTGGGATCGGGATAAGAAGG GTTGTTTCAGAGGAGGTGCTCCTTTTTCAAACAGAGCTATACTTTAACCCTAGGAATATACGTTAGGGTCCTCAGAAAATCCCTCTGGAATgttctgcctctag gAAGTCAGTGTGGCTGATGCTAGTTtctacagaaaatgaaataaaattggatCTCAGTCCCTTCATTGCTGACTTTAAGACAACACCGGAAGAGTTAGGATTATTAAATTCTAGTCAGACTGACTCCATACTTAACTTGGAATTG ACCTCCCCgccctga